In Amycolatopsis jiangsuensis, the following proteins share a genomic window:
- a CDS encoding methyltransferase domain-containing protein: MSPKDVYTHGHGEVVVRSHAARTAASSAAYLLPSLRPGLDLLDVGCGPGSITADLAEAVAPGRVRGVEITDAALPEARRTAEARGVAVEFAVDDAYRLSDPDDSYDVTHAHQVLQHLSDPVAALREMRRVTRPGGVVAVRDADYAAFTWWPGDERLDRWLELYRAVARGNDAEPDAGRRLLAWAHEAGFTEVTPSASVWCYATPEERASWGGMWAKRIYSSVGTMALERGLATEAELDAISQAWQDWTAHPDGWLVIPHGELLARA, from the coding sequence GTGTCCCCCAAGGACGTGTACACGCACGGCCACGGCGAGGTCGTCGTGCGCAGTCACGCGGCGCGTACCGCCGCGAGTTCGGCCGCCTACCTCCTGCCGTCGCTGCGCCCCGGGCTGGACTTGCTCGACGTAGGTTGCGGGCCGGGCAGCATCACCGCCGACCTCGCCGAAGCCGTCGCTCCGGGACGCGTCCGGGGTGTCGAGATCACCGACGCGGCGTTGCCCGAGGCGCGGAGGACTGCCGAAGCCCGTGGCGTAGCAGTCGAATTCGCGGTCGACGACGCGTACCGGCTTTCCGATCCCGACGACAGCTACGACGTCACCCATGCCCACCAGGTGCTCCAGCACCTCTCCGACCCGGTCGCCGCCCTCCGTGAGATGCGGCGGGTGACGCGGCCGGGCGGTGTGGTGGCCGTGCGCGACGCCGACTACGCCGCGTTCACCTGGTGGCCCGGCGACGAACGGCTCGACAGGTGGCTCGAGCTGTACCGAGCCGTGGCCCGCGGCAACGACGCCGAACCCGACGCCGGTCGCCGGCTGCTGGCATGGGCGCACGAGGCCGGGTTCACCGAGGTCACGCCGTCGGCGTCGGTCTGGTGCTACGCGACGCCCGAGGAGCGCGCGAGCTGGGGCGGCATGTGGGCGAAGCGCATCTACTCCTCGGTGGGCACGATGGCGCTCGAACGCGGGCTCGCCACCGAAGCCGAGCTTGACGCGATTTCCCAAGCGTGGCAGGACTGGACCGCGCATCCGGACGGCTGGCTCGTCATCCCGCACGGCGAGTTGCTCGCCCGCGCCTGA